One genomic region from uncultured Subdoligranulum sp. encodes:
- a CDS encoding oxidoreductase membrane subunit: protein MEKLTFDKLVVVGIVLIVAANGLAFLFHAGILVNLAWIVYGTLALLHPVCPARWKNSDREKNAILGVRIAGILCIAIGLLTRFVV from the coding sequence ATGGAAAAACTGACATTTGACAAGCTCGTTGTGGTGGGCATTGTGCTGATCGTCGCCGCCAATGGGCTGGCCTTTCTGTTTCATGCCGGCATTCTGGTGAATCTTGCCTGGATTGTATATGGGACGCTTGCTCTTTTGCACCCGGTCTGTCCGGCGCGATGGAAGAACAGTGACCGCGAGAAAAACGCGATTCTGGGCGTGAGGATAGCCGGCATCCTCTGCATTGCCATCGGGCTGCTGACACGTTTTGTCGTGTAA
- a CDS encoding helix-turn-helix transcriptional regulator: MDAKAFGAFLAKTRKDRGLTQNALAEQLHVTDKAVSRWERGLGFPDINTLEPLADALGLTLAQLMHADSGTGEDAGQPLEDFFSLMIPGHIQWTSVANAIFWLTMGLALWILLALPPQVAVKWHLENSGVLTPSLTMSKPVACLITIGLGTLMMQLCKAAEHGFFRHSFFVWGRTFHPRLFPWLELAFHLCYTWLALGPLFAEAMILMFN, from the coding sequence ATGGATGCAAAAGCTTTCGGTGCATTTCTGGCCAAGACCCGCAAAGACAGAGGCCTGACCCAGAACGCCCTGGCAGAGCAGCTGCATGTGACTGACAAGGCTGTCAGCCGCTGGGAACGGGGCCTGGGTTTTCCCGACATCAACACGCTGGAACCCCTGGCAGACGCCCTGGGGTTGACACTGGCCCAGCTGATGCATGCAGACTCCGGCACCGGAGAGGACGCCGGGCAGCCCCTGGAAGATTTTTTCTCCCTGATGATACCGGGCCATATTCAGTGGACATCTGTTGCCAACGCCATCTTCTGGCTGACCATGGGACTGGCGCTCTGGATTCTGCTGGCCCTTCCCCCTCAGGTCGCTGTGAAGTGGCATCTGGAAAACAGCGGTGTTCTCACACCAAGCCTGACCATGTCCAAACCCGTTGCCTGTCTCATCACGATAGGGCTCGGCACTCTGATGATGCAGCTCTGCAAAGCGGCCGAGCATGGTTTCTTCCGGCACTCCTTTTTCGTCTGGGGAAGAACTTTTCATCCTAGGCTCTTCCCCTGGCTGGAGCTTGCCTTTCATCTGTGTTATACCTGGCTGGCTCTGGGGCCACTTTTCGCAGAGGCCATGATTCTTATGTTCAATTAG
- a CDS encoding cupin domain-containing protein yields the protein MKMNDKAQFEKQNIFGTGTPNDAYAQYFVGHSFLNPLTDPKCGVFLANVTFEPGCRNNWHIHHAAKGGGQILICTAGEGWYQEEGKPAVSLVPGSVITIPPEVKHWHGAKADSWFSHIAIEVPGEGCSNEWLEPVTEEQYARL from the coding sequence ATGAAAATGAACGATAAAGCGCAGTTCGAGAAACAGAATATATTTGGCACGGGCACTCCCAATGACGCCTATGCCCAGTATTTTGTGGGGCACTCTTTCCTGAATCCGCTGACCGATCCCAAGTGCGGCGTATTTCTGGCCAACGTTACCTTTGAGCCAGGATGCAGGAACAACTGGCATATTCATCATGCTGCGAAGGGCGGCGGGCAGATTCTGATCTGCACGGCAGGGGAAGGCTGGTATCAGGAGGAAGGAAAACCGGCTGTGAGCCTTGTCCCGGGCTCTGTCATAACCATTCCGCCGGAGGTGAAGCACTGGCACGGTGCCAAGGCGGACAGCTGGTTCAGTCATATTGCCATTGAGGTGCCGGGGGAAGGCTGCAGCAACGAATGGCTGGAGCCTGTTACCGAGGAACAATACGCGCGCCTGTAA